From one Phocaeicola salanitronis DSM 18170 genomic stretch:
- the ppdK gene encoding pyruvate, phosphate dikinase, with translation METKRVYTFGNGHAEGKADMRNLLGGKGANLAEMNLIGVPVPPGFTITTEVCNEYFEKGKDDVVALLKDDVEKSIAGVETLMKSKFGDVENPLLVSVRSGARASMPGMMDTILNLGLNDEVVAGLARKTGNERFAWDSYRRFVQMYGDVVLGMKPANKDDIDPFEAIIEDVKKKKGVRLDNELEVDDLKELVRRFKEAVKTQTGKEFPANAYEQLWGAICAVFDSWMNERAILYRKMEGIPAEWGTAVNVQAMVFGNMGDTSATGVCFSRDAATGEDLFNGEYLINAQGEDVVAGIRTPQQITKIGSQRWAQLQGISEEERASKYPSMEEAMPEIYKELDELQTKLENHYHDMQDMEFTVQEGKLWFLQTRNGKRTGAAMVRIAMEMLEQGLIDEKTAVLRCEPNKLDELLHPVFDKEELRNAKVLTRGLPASPGAATGQIVFFAEDAAKWRADGHRVVMVRIETSPEDLAGMTVAEGILTARGGMTSHAAVVARGMGKCCVSGAGAINVDYKARTVEIDGVVLKEGDYISLNGSTGEVYQGEVPTKAAEVSGNFAKLMDLCNKYTRLQVRTNADTPHDAEVARKFGAVGIGLCRTEHMFFDNQKIIAMREMILAPDEEGRKKALAKLLPYQKNDFKGIFKAMDGYPVNVRLLDPPLHEFVPHDQKGQEEMAKAMGVTVDYIHQRVESLCEHNPMLGHRGCRLGNTYPEITEMQTEAILGAACELKKEGYDPHPEIMVPLIGILYEFEAQENIIRATAKRVFEQEGIEVPFKVGTMIEIPRAALTANRIASHAEYFSFGTNDLTQMTFGYSRDDIASFLPVYLEKKILKVDPFQVLDQNGVGQLIQMAVEKGRSVRPDLKCGICGEHGGEPSSVKFCDKVGLNYVSCSPFRVPIARLAAAQAAIEGTL, from the coding sequence ATGGAAACAAAAAGAGTTTACACCTTCGGAAACGGACATGCCGAAGGAAAAGCGGACATGAGAAACCTGCTGGGCGGTAAAGGCGCTAACCTTGCTGAAATGAACCTGATTGGCGTACCTGTTCCTCCCGGTTTCACCATTACTACAGAAGTTTGTAACGAATATTTCGAAAAAGGCAAAGACGATGTAGTAGCTCTGTTGAAAGATGACGTCGAAAAGTCCATTGCGGGAGTCGAAACACTCATGAAATCAAAGTTCGGTGATGTAGAAAATCCGTTGCTCGTATCTGTACGTTCGGGTGCACGCGCGTCTATGCCGGGCATGATGGACACTATCCTGAACTTGGGACTGAATGACGAAGTGGTTGCCGGATTGGCACGCAAGACAGGCAACGAACGTTTCGCATGGGATTCATACCGCCGTTTCGTGCAGATGTATGGCGATGTTGTATTGGGCATGAAGCCTGCCAATAAAGATGATATCGACCCGTTCGAGGCGATTATCGAAGACGTGAAGAAAAAGAAAGGGGTCCGCTTGGACAATGAACTGGAAGTGGACGACCTGAAAGAACTGGTAAGACGCTTCAAGGAAGCTGTTAAGACTCAAACCGGTAAAGAATTCCCTGCCAATGCTTACGAACAATTGTGGGGAGCTATCTGTGCCGTATTTGATTCGTGGATGAACGAACGTGCCATCCTTTACCGGAAAATGGAAGGCATACCGGCTGAATGGGGTACAGCCGTAAACGTGCAGGCAATGGTATTCGGAAACATGGGCGACACGTCTGCTACCGGCGTTTGCTTCTCTCGTGATGCCGCTACAGGCGAAGATCTTTTCAACGGTGAATACCTGATTAACGCCCAAGGCGAAGACGTAGTAGCAGGTATCCGCACGCCGCAACAGATTACTAAAATCGGTTCTCAACGCTGGGCGCAACTGCAAGGCATTTCAGAAGAAGAACGTGCCAGCAAATATCCTTCGATGGAAGAGGCCATGCCGGAAATCTATAAAGAACTTGACGAGCTGCAGACCAAACTGGAAAACCACTATCATGACATGCAGGATATGGAATTCACAGTACAGGAAGGAAAACTTTGGTTCTTGCAGACCCGTAACGGAAAGCGTACAGGTGCTGCCATGGTGCGTATCGCCATGGAGATGCTGGAACAGGGCTTAATCGATGAAAAGACAGCTGTCTTGCGTTGCGAACCGAATAAGTTGGATGAACTGCTTCACCCTGTATTCGATAAAGAAGAACTCCGTAACGCTAAGGTTTTGACTCGCGGACTTCCCGCTTCTCCGGGTGCTGCTACAGGTCAAATCGTATTCTTTGCAGAAGATGCGGCTAAATGGCGTGCCGATGGTCATCGGGTGGTTATGGTACGTATCGAAACTTCTCCCGAAGACTTGGCTGGAATGACCGTTGCTGAAGGTATCTTGACCGCACGCGGCGGTATGACTTCACATGCTGCCGTAGTGGCTCGCGGTATGGGTAAATGCTGTGTGTCGGGTGCAGGAGCTATCAATGTAGACTATAAAGCCCGCACGGTAGAAATCGATGGTGTCGTGCTGAAAGAAGGTGACTATATTTCCTTGAACGGTAGTACAGGCGAAGTTTATCAGGGCGAGGTGCCTACCAAGGCAGCTGAAGTATCAGGAAACTTTGCAAAACTGATGGACTTGTGTAACAAATATACCCGCTTGCAGGTACGTACCAATGCGGATACTCCCCACGATGCGGAAGTAGCCCGTAAGTTTGGTGCCGTAGGTATCGGACTTTGCCGTACGGAACACATGTTCTTTGACAATCAGAAGATTATCGCTATGCGTGAAATGATTCTGGCACCGGATGAAGAAGGACGCAAGAAAGCGCTTGCTAAGTTGTTGCCTTACCAGAAGAATGACTTCAAGGGCATATTCAAAGCAATGGACGGTTATCCTGTAAATGTACGTTTGCTCGACCCGCCTTTGCATGAATTCGTTCCGCACGACCAGAAAGGCCAGGAGGAAATGGCGAAAGCGATGGGTGTTACGGTAGATTATATCCACCAGCGTGTAGAAAGTCTGTGCGAGCACAACCCGATGTTAGGTCATCGCGGATGCCGCTTGGGAAATACTTATCCCGAAATTACCGAAATGCAGACGGAGGCTATTTTGGGTGCCGCTTGTGAGCTGAAGAAAGAAGGTTACGACCCGCATCCTGAAATCATGGTTCCGTTGATTGGTATCTTGTACGAATTCGAAGCACAGGAAAACATCATCCGCGCTACGGCTAAGAGAGTTTTCGAACAAGAAGGTATAGAAGTGCCGTTCAAGGTAGGTACGATGATTGAAATTCCACGTGCGGCTCTGACCGCTAACCGCATCGCTTCGCATGCTGAATATTTCTCATTTGGAACGAATGACTTGACGCAAATGACATTTGGCTATTCGCGCGATGATATCGCTTCCTTCTTACCGGTTTATTTGGAGAAAAAGATTCTGAAAGTAGACCCGTTCCAGGTACTTGACCAGAACGGTGTAGGCCAGCTTATCCAAATGGCAGTAGAGAAAGGCCGTTCAGTACGTCCTGATTTGAAATGCGGTATCTGTGGCGAACATGGAGGCGAGCCTTCATCAGTGAAGTTCTGCGATAAAGTAGGATTGAACTATGTCAGCTGTTCTCCATTCCGCGTGCCTATCGCACGTTTGGCTGCGGCGCAGGCTGCTATTGAAGGCACTCTCTAA
- a CDS encoding site-specific integrase, whose protein sequence is MTSIKLKFRPSAVQGKEGSLVFQLIHGRSVRRITSGYRIFAGEWDSKTGRILLPSLSSPRYTFLVSLKTELQWELENLRRMVEESETATGNVSLDEIAANFQPCTDTPDSVFNFIHEQVRHKKKLGKVRSVETYRSMLNSLMRFRKGVDLTFDMVDGGLLELYEAWMQGCGLTRNTTSFYMRILRTNYKLAVEKGLTPDRHPFRHVYCGMDKTVKRSMTFIEIKKINDLDLSRNPSLDFARDMFMFSFCTRGMSFIDMAYLKKTDLDNGCLAYRRKKTGQLLTMEWTEQMQAIMDKYKPNGTRYLLLIITREDGSERRQYQNQMRKINRHLKEIARLAGLPLPLSMYYSRHSWATIARGKDVPLSVISEALGHDSETTTQIYLDSIKSSEVDKANRMILEGL, encoded by the coding sequence ATGACATCGATAAAACTAAAATTCAGACCGTCAGCGGTGCAGGGCAAGGAAGGCTCTTTGGTGTTCCAGCTGATACACGGACGCTCGGTGCGCAGGATAACGAGCGGGTATAGAATCTTCGCCGGGGAATGGGACAGTAAGACAGGGCGGATATTGCTTCCGTCGCTGTCGTCGCCGCGCTACACTTTCCTCGTTTCCCTGAAAACAGAATTGCAATGGGAGCTTGAGAACCTCAGGCGGATGGTGGAGGAAAGCGAAACAGCCACGGGAAATGTAAGCCTTGACGAAATCGCCGCCAACTTCCAACCTTGTACGGACACGCCGGACAGCGTATTCAACTTTATCCACGAACAGGTACGGCACAAGAAAAAGCTCGGCAAGGTACGCTCAGTCGAAACCTATCGCTCGATGCTCAACAGCCTCATGCGCTTCCGTAAGGGCGTAGACCTGACTTTCGACATGGTGGACGGCGGGCTTTTGGAACTCTACGAGGCGTGGATGCAAGGATGCGGACTGACGCGCAACACCACCTCTTTCTATATGCGCATACTGCGCACTAACTACAAGTTGGCGGTAGAGAAAGGGCTTACGCCCGACCGTCATCCGTTCAGGCACGTCTACTGCGGCATGGACAAGACAGTGAAAAGGAGCATGACTTTCATCGAAATCAAGAAAATCAATGACTTGGATTTATCACGGAACCCAAGCCTGGACTTCGCGAGGGACATGTTCATGTTCAGTTTTTGTACGCGCGGAATGTCCTTCATCGATATGGCGTATTTGAAGAAAACCGACCTTGACAACGGCTGCCTGGCATACCGCCGCAAAAAGACGGGGCAGCTGCTGACAATGGAATGGACCGAGCAGATGCAGGCCATCATGGACAAGTACAAGCCCAACGGCACAAGATACCTCTTGCTCATCATCACCCGTGAGGACGGGAGCGAACGCAGGCAGTACCAGAATCAAATGAGGAAAATCAACCGGCACCTGAAAGAAATAGCACGCCTGGCAGGGCTGCCGCTGCCGTTGTCTATGTATTATAGCCGACACAGTTGGGCCACCATAGCTCGTGGCAAGGACGTTCCGCTGTCGGTCATCAGCGAAGCCCTCGGACACGATTCGGAAACGACAACGCAGATATACCTCGACTCGATAAAGTCAAGTGAAGTGGATAAGGCAAACCGGATGATTTTGGAGGGTCTCTGA
- a CDS encoding UpxY family transcription antiterminator yields MRDLKRWNAKLSAYELFKSLKIQVFTPMVWKLVTRNGKRYREEVPFMQDLLFVHDTRLAVDPIVEKYDTVQYRYVRGGYKIPMTVREADMERFIHAVESTENTRYYAPEEISSDMIGRKVRIVGGPLDGYEGNLQKMQGARTKRMFVELPNLLAAAVEVQPEYIQLI; encoded by the coding sequence ATGCGCGACCTTAAGCGGTGGAACGCCAAGCTGTCAGCCTACGAGCTGTTCAAGAGTTTGAAGATACAGGTCTTTACGCCGATGGTGTGGAAACTGGTGACCCGGAACGGCAAGCGTTACCGGGAAGAAGTGCCTTTCATGCAGGACTTGCTTTTCGTGCATGACACACGGCTGGCGGTTGACCCGATAGTCGAGAAATACGACACCGTGCAATACCGCTACGTGCGCGGAGGTTACAAAATACCGATGACGGTGAGGGAAGCCGACATGGAACGTTTCATCCATGCCGTGGAATCCACCGAGAATACACGCTATTACGCGCCTGAAGAAATATCCTCCGATATGATAGGACGGAAAGTGCGCATCGTCGGCGGTCCGCTGGACGGCTACGAGGGCAATTTGCAGAAAATGCAGGGCGCACGCACCAAGCGGATGTTCGTAGAACTTCCCAACCTCCTTGCCGCTGCCGTTGAGGTGCAGCCTGAATACATACAGCTTATTTAG
- a CDS encoding DUF6922 domain-containing protein, translating to MTQQDYISKLSPHLFWDIDKEHADMDSCPSQIIQRVLEYGTLADWKLILAYYGLDKIVAECRSLRTLDAKALSFICCISHTDKTQYRCYHTTQSSHTHWNF from the coding sequence ATGACACAACAAGACTATATATCAAAATTGTCTCCCCATCTGTTTTGGGACATAGACAAAGAGCATGCAGATATGGACAGTTGCCCGTCGCAAATTATTCAGCGTGTGCTTGAATACGGGACGCTGGCCGACTGGAAACTGATACTCGCTTATTACGGATTAGATAAAATAGTCGCTGAGTGCCGTTCGCTACGGACATTGGATGCCAAAGCGCTATCCTTTATCTGCTGCATTTCACACACAGACAAAACCCAATACCGATGTTATCATACCACACAGTCGAGCCACACACATTGGAACTTCTAA
- a CDS encoding acyltransferase, translated as MSAYKMSVEIDDRVWLGSNVIVLPGVHIGEGAVCCAGCVVTKNVEPYAVVAGIPAKKVGERPKVLKYEFDGKSCRLY; from the coding sequence TTGAGTGCTTACAAAATGTCGGTGGAAATAGATGACAGAGTCTGGTTGGGTTCCAATGTCATCGTTCTTCCCGGTGTTCATATCGGCGAAGGAGCCGTATGTTGTGCCGGATGTGTGGTGACAAAAAATGTGGAGCCTTATGCAGTGGTGGCTGGTATTCCGGCAAAGAAGGTCGGAGAAAGACCCAAAGTATTGAAATATGAGTTTGATGGGAAAAGTTGCAGATTGTACTAA
- a CDS encoding lipopolysaccharide biosynthesis protein — protein MAQSNKENSKRIAKNTLLLYIRLIFTMAVGLFTSRVILATLGVEDYGVYNVVAGFVMMFSFFTSSLGAAISRFLTYELGKGESGKLQRIFSTSVNVQLLLSLAILILAEAIGVWFVNHKLNIPADRLYAANWAFQCAILSFIFNLISVPYNAAIIAHERMSAFAYISILEVTLKLAIVYVLYISPIDKLITYSILFAFVGLVIRLVYGGYCRKHFAECRYQTVIDKTMLKEITGFAGWNLLGSGAYLFNTQGVNIVMNLFFGVTVNAARGIATQVEGVVRQFVTNFTTALNPQITKSYAAGNMEYMYTLVCRGAKYSYFLMLVFAVPFMFEADIILKLWLDNVPEYTSIFLRLTMVGTLCDVLGNSTANACWATGKVKKYYLCVGSIGSLVFFISYGLFAFGFPAYTSYVVFIVIYIILIFVKLYLIKGLIDFPVAMFYKETLLRILPVTVCTFMITSFSYGILEESTGRMLFTVLLSTIALGISTFLFGLEQSERQIVKNKIVYFKKRFL, from the coding sequence ATGGCACAATCCAATAAAGAAAACAGTAAACGTATTGCAAAGAACACGTTACTGCTCTACATACGTCTTATCTTCACAATGGCTGTCGGGCTATTTACAAGCCGAGTCATATTAGCGACTTTAGGTGTAGAGGATTATGGGGTATATAATGTAGTTGCAGGATTCGTTATGATGTTTTCTTTTTTTACGAGCTCGTTAGGAGCAGCCATCAGCCGCTTTTTGACATACGAGTTAGGGAAAGGAGAGAGCGGTAAACTGCAACGCATATTTTCAACAAGCGTCAATGTGCAATTATTGCTTTCTTTGGCGATCTTGATTTTAGCGGAAGCTATTGGCGTATGGTTTGTCAACCACAAGTTGAATATCCCTGCAGATAGGCTGTATGCCGCAAACTGGGCATTCCAATGTGCTATTTTATCGTTTATCTTTAACTTAATCAGTGTACCTTATAATGCTGCTATCATAGCTCATGAAAGGATGAGTGCTTTTGCATACATCAGCATATTGGAAGTAACGTTGAAGCTTGCAATTGTTTATGTATTATACATATCCCCTATTGATAAGCTGATTACTTATTCCATATTGTTTGCCTTTGTCGGGTTGGTGATCCGATTGGTTTATGGAGGATATTGCAGGAAACATTTTGCTGAATGCCGTTATCAGACGGTTATCGACAAGACGATGTTGAAAGAAATTACGGGCTTTGCCGGATGGAATTTGTTGGGAAGTGGCGCATACTTGTTCAATACGCAAGGTGTCAATATTGTCATGAACCTGTTTTTTGGTGTGACTGTGAATGCCGCACGAGGTATCGCGACGCAGGTAGAAGGCGTTGTGAGACAGTTCGTGACAAATTTCACAACAGCTTTAAACCCGCAAATCACAAAATCGTATGCAGCAGGTAATATGGAATATATGTACACTTTGGTTTGTCGTGGCGCGAAATATTCTTATTTCCTCATGCTTGTCTTTGCTGTCCCGTTTATGTTTGAAGCTGACATAATATTGAAATTATGGTTGGACAACGTACCTGAATACACTTCCATTTTCCTTAGGTTGACCATGGTTGGGACACTTTGCGATGTATTGGGTAATTCGACGGCAAACGCTTGTTGGGCAACAGGAAAAGTGAAGAAATATTACTTGTGTGTCGGTTCAATAGGCTCTTTGGTGTTCTTTATCTCATATGGTTTGTTCGCTTTCGGTTTTCCGGCATATACTTCGTATGTGGTTTTTATTGTCATTTATATAATTCTGATTTTTGTGAAACTCTATCTCATAAAAGGGTTGATTGATTTCCCTGTGGCAATGTTTTATAAAGAAACATTGCTAAGAATTTTACCGGTGACTGTTTGCACGTTCATGATTACATCATTCTCCTATGGCATTCTGGAAGAATCCACAGGACGGATGCTGTTTACAGTTTTACTCTCAACCATTGCTTTAGGCATCAGTACATTTCTATTCGGGCTTGAACAGTCCGAAAGGCAAATCGTAAAAAACAAAATAGTTTACTTCAAGAAACGGTTTTTATAA
- a CDS encoding NAD-dependent epimerase/dehydratase family protein, giving the protein MKILILGGTGAMGKHLVQKMKGTNNQVAVTSRRFFADKENISFIQGNAHDLDFVDNLLSRDFDVIVDFMAYGTEEFKLRYKKILENCGQYIFMSSSRVYADSEQALTEKSPRLLDVCTDKEYLVTDEYALAKARQENLLRSSGRKNYTIIRPYITYSENRLQLGVLEKESWLYRALKGRTIVFSNDIAYKYTTLTYGMDVASAIVQLIGNEKAYGETFHITSNQSYPWEKVLSWYLDAIEQYSGVRPRVKMEEKSSNLKSDRTKYQVKYDRYYNRRFDNGKISKFVDTSLFIAAKTGLLQCMDSFIKNQSFLYIDWKREAYYDRLAGECASIKEMPTLKQKIKYLIFRYIIFPYK; this is encoded by the coding sequence ATGAAAATTCTGATATTGGGTGGCACAGGTGCAATGGGGAAGCATCTTGTCCAAAAAATGAAAGGGACGAATAATCAGGTGGCAGTGACTTCACGCCGTTTTTTTGCCGATAAAGAAAACATTTCCTTTATACAAGGAAATGCTCATGATTTGGACTTCGTAGACAACCTTTTGAGCAGAGACTTTGATGTCATTGTTGATTTCATGGCTTACGGAACGGAAGAGTTCAAATTGCGGTATAAGAAAATATTGGAGAATTGCGGACAATATATTTTTATGAGTTCGTCAAGAGTCTATGCAGATTCGGAACAAGCATTAACAGAAAAATCACCTCGCTTGTTAGATGTTTGTACCGACAAGGAATATCTTGTTACAGATGAATATGCCTTAGCAAAGGCAAGACAAGAGAATTTGTTGAGAAGTTCTGGTAGAAAAAATTATACGATAATTCGTCCTTATATTACATACAGCGAAAACCGTCTTCAACTTGGCGTGTTGGAAAAAGAAAGTTGGCTATACAGGGCGTTGAAAGGACGAACAATCGTGTTCTCTAATGATATTGCGTATAAGTATACGACTCTTACGTATGGCATGGACGTTGCTTCTGCAATCGTCCAGTTGATTGGTAATGAAAAAGCTTATGGAGAAACTTTCCATATCACATCTAATCAATCTTATCCTTGGGAAAAAGTATTGAGTTGGTATTTGGATGCCATAGAACAGTATTCTGGGGTTAGGCCTCGTGTAAAGATGGAAGAAAAATCTTCCAATCTCAAGTCTGACCGCACAAAATATCAGGTGAAATATGATCGTTATTACAATAGGCGGTTTGACAATGGCAAGATAAGTAAATTTGTTGATACTTCGTTGTTTATCGCAGCCAAAACTGGCTTGCTACAGTGTATGGATAGTTTTATAAAAAATCAGTCGTTCCTTTATATTGATTGGAAGAGAGAGGCTTATTATGATAGACTTGCTGGGGAATGTGCCTCTATCAAAGAAATGCCTACGCTGAAACAAAAAATAAAATATTTGATTTTCCGATATATAATATTTCCCTATAAATAA
- a CDS encoding thiamine pyrophosphate-binding protein, producing MEQYYTNERNVQILIALLKEHGIKRVIASPGSTNVTFVGSLQQDPYFEMYSCVDERSAAYMACGMAAESGEPVVLSCTGATASRNYFPALTEAFYRKLPVLAVTSTQDESKIGHLVAQVIDRTCQPKDTVVCSVHLQTVRDENDSWDCNVKANEAILALKHHGGGPVHINLTTTYSKDFSVKDLPKQRVIRRYSIEDELPAFPKGKIAVFCGSHIRWTKKETDAIDRFCHAYNAVVFTDPSANYEGKYKVAYNLVAQQRIDDANRQVDLLIHIGNMSDFPNIINPKEVWRVSEDGKIVDRYKKLTNVFEMREASFFNLYADKMAIDSDNDDSYLNNCLAAQHRLGTEIPDLPFSHLWIANRLHDKLPKDSVLHLGILSPLRSWGYFDIEKSIDTFCNEGGFGIDGNLSTLIGASLMNPNKLYFGVVGDLSFFYDMNSLGNRHVGNNVRILLVNNSLGAEFLLFKQTNIINCVNDIESYISAKDHFGHQSPALVRHYTEDLGFEYLSASAKEEFEQVYSRFITPELTDKPMIFEVFTKVEDENEALKQMWNIEKSAKQKIKQSIKSVLSDDVIDLGKKFFGKN from the coding sequence ATGGAACAATATTATACCAATGAGCGCAATGTGCAAATTCTTATTGCGCTCTTAAAAGAACATGGAATAAAGCGGGTGATTGCGTCTCCAGGCAGTACGAATGTCACATTCGTAGGCAGCTTGCAGCAAGACCCATATTTTGAAATGTACAGTTGTGTAGACGAACGCTCGGCTGCTTACATGGCATGCGGCATGGCTGCTGAAAGTGGTGAACCAGTTGTTTTGAGTTGTACAGGTGCAACTGCTTCACGTAATTATTTTCCGGCTCTTACAGAGGCTTTTTATCGGAAACTGCCTGTATTGGCAGTGACTTCTACACAGGATGAAAGCAAGATTGGTCACCTTGTAGCACAGGTCATAGACAGGACATGCCAGCCTAAAGATACAGTGGTTTGCAGCGTACATTTACAGACTGTACGTGATGAAAATGATTCGTGGGACTGCAATGTGAAAGCGAATGAAGCCATCCTTGCCTTGAAGCATCACGGAGGCGGACCGGTACATATTAATTTGACCACCACCTATTCAAAAGACTTCTCTGTAAAAGATTTGCCTAAGCAAAGGGTTATCCGGCGTTACTCCATAGAAGATGAATTGCCGGCTTTTCCGAAAGGCAAAATAGCGGTATTCTGTGGCTCGCACATTCGGTGGACGAAGAAAGAAACAGATGCGATAGACCGCTTCTGCCACGCTTATAATGCTGTTGTGTTTACAGACCCTTCCGCAAATTATGAGGGGAAATATAAAGTAGCCTATAATCTGGTCGCGCAACAAAGAATAGATGACGCTAACCGTCAAGTAGATCTGTTGATCCATATAGGCAATATGAGTGATTTCCCGAACATCATCAATCCAAAAGAAGTGTGGCGTGTATCTGAAGACGGGAAAATTGTTGACCGATACAAGAAACTTACAAATGTCTTTGAAATGCGTGAAGCAAGTTTCTTTAATCTTTATGCCGATAAAATGGCAATAGATAGCGATAATGACGATTCTTATTTGAATAATTGTCTTGCAGCTCAACACAGATTAGGAACAGAAATTCCAGACTTGCCATTCTCACATCTCTGGATTGCCAACCGGCTGCATGACAAACTTCCTAAAGATAGTGTATTGCATTTGGGGATTCTCAGTCCATTGCGCTCTTGGGGATATTTTGATATAGAAAAGAGCATAGATACATTCTGTAATGAAGGCGGATTCGGGATTGATGGGAACCTGTCTACTCTTATCGGTGCTTCGCTTATGAATCCGAATAAACTTTATTTTGGAGTAGTGGGTGACCTGTCTTTCTTCTATGATATGAATTCTCTTGGAAATCGGCATGTAGGAAACAATGTAAGAATATTGTTGGTGAACAATTCGTTAGGTGCTGAATTTTTGCTATTCAAACAAACCAATATTATTAATTGTGTAAATGATATAGAATCTTACATTTCTGCTAAGGATCATTTTGGTCACCAGTCTCCGGCATTAGTCCGTCACTACACTGAAGATTTGGGTTTCGAATATTTGTCAGCATCTGCTAAAGAAGAGTTCGAGCAAGTGTATTCTCGCTTTATAACGCCTGAGTTGACGGACAAACCTATGATTTTTGAAGTGTTCACTAAAGTGGAGGATGAAAATGAGGCTTTGAAACAAATGTGGAATATAGAAAAATCTGCTAAACAAAAAATAAAGCAGTCGATCAAAAGCGTATTGAGTGATGACGTAATAGATTTAGGCAAGAAATTTTTCGGTAAAAATTAG
- a CDS encoding polysaccharide pyruvyl transferase family protein: MNILLIDQPLWNRGDESAHKGLIRSLIKNVSNVKIKVMEIDVEQAAIDEFDMQLPQVQFINIHSLSRTWFMRIFNHAYEYYIGWLLLWIPIGRKIKKMYEEADVIIMAPGGINLGGFQDWKHLSLLLIARKMNKKLVYYGRSIGPFYDENWKQRRFKELACKALKYCEFVSLRDEKSVQVAKELNNLCVPTVDSAFLDSTEVEIPVGIQQLIENNPYIVFVPNELRWHYAFQNIEASDINNFYVRLVDIMQKYYPKHKIVMLPQTNNQKRNDYDYFCELREIFQNKENIVVIPDTYSSDIQQAVVKRAILMVGARYHSIVFAINQGIPFISLSYEHKMSGLLEKLGETDRMIDIVPIFSNSQTMEVAITRFETLLTNLVRPMVAQEKAKIIAKECFDKFVKVLATVGE, from the coding sequence ATGAATATATTGTTAATTGATCAGCCTTTATGGAATAGAGGGGATGAGTCCGCCCATAAAGGATTAATAAGAAGTCTTATAAAAAACGTTTCCAATGTAAAAATCAAAGTCATGGAGATAGATGTCGAACAGGCAGCTATTGATGAGTTTGATATGCAGTTGCCGCAAGTGCAATTCATAAATATTCATTCTCTAAGCAGGACATGGTTTATGCGGATATTTAATCATGCTTATGAATATTATATAGGATGGCTATTGTTGTGGATTCCAATTGGGCGAAAAATTAAAAAGATGTATGAAGAAGCAGACGTGATAATAATGGCACCAGGTGGTATAAACTTGGGTGGTTTTCAAGATTGGAAACATTTGTCTTTACTGCTCATTGCCCGTAAAATGAATAAAAAATTAGTATATTATGGAAGAAGCATCGGACCTTTCTATGACGAGAATTGGAAACAAAGACGTTTCAAAGAACTTGCATGTAAAGCTTTGAAATATTGTGAATTTGTTTCTTTAAGAGATGAGAAATCCGTTCAAGTAGCAAAAGAGTTGAATAACCTTTGTGTCCCAACTGTTGATTCGGCTTTTCTTGATTCTACGGAAGTTGAAATTCCCGTAGGAATACAGCAATTAATAGAGAATAATCCATATATAGTTTTTGTTCCTAACGAATTACGTTGGCATTATGCTTTTCAAAATATTGAAGCTTCTGATATTAATAATTTCTATGTCCGTTTGGTTGACATTATGCAAAAGTATTATCCTAAACATAAGATAGTCATGTTGCCACAAACTAATAATCAAAAGAGAAATGATTATGATTATTTCTGTGAATTGCGAGAAATTTTCCAAAATAAAGAAAATATTGTAGTTATACCAGATACGTATAGCAGTGATATACAACAAGCTGTGGTTAAACGAGCTATCTTGATGGTTGGGGCACGTTATCATTCTATTGTTTTTGCCATTAATCAAGGCATTCCATTCATCAGCCTGAGCTACGAACATAAAATGTCTGGTCTGCTTGAAAAATTAGGAGAGACTGACAGGATGATAGATATCGTTCCTATTTTTAGTAATTCTCAAACCATGGAAGTTGCTATCACACGTTTTGAGACTTTGTTAACAAACTTAGTCCGTCCTATGGTAGCGCAAGAGAAAGCTAAAATAATAGCTAAAGAATGTTTTGATAAATTCGTGAAAGTATTAGCAACAGTTGGTGAATAA